In Mycoplasmopsis cynos, the following are encoded in one genomic region:
- a CDS encoding TIGR00282 family metallophosphoesterase — MSNTSDFIKILFIGDIFGLPGIVTIEKYLKGIVKEHNIDYVIAQGENVTGRKGLNETDYIRLKKAGINFFTMGNHVWANSDIEKIINNPDIVRPYNIENGYPGEGTRIVNIKNFTLRITSMMGITFNELRYPWEQNVANSFISAADILVNNTKKTDFSLIDFHGETTSEKYVFGLHVDGHVDAVVGTHTHVQTNDDHILENGTCYITDVGMTGPIDSAIGARVKEVKSKITNPRSKEKFYISSNNTQLNAVKITLYKDGIKNKKNTIEKINFFNLKIY; from the coding sequence ATGAGTAATACAAGTGATTTTATTAAAATTTTATTTATAGGCGACATATTTGGGCTTCCCGGAATAGTAACAATTGAAAAATATTTAAAAGGCATTGTAAAAGAACATAATATAGATTATGTAATAGCGCAAGGCGAAAATGTGACGGGAAGAAAAGGATTGAATGAAACTGATTATATAAGATTAAAAAAAGCAGGAATTAATTTTTTTACAATGGGGAATCATGTTTGAGCTAATTCGGATATTGAGAAAATTATCAATAATCCTGATATAGTGCGTCCTTATAATATTGAGAATGGATATCCTGGCGAAGGAACCAGAATTGTTAATATTAAGAATTTTACTTTAAGAATTACATCAATGATGGGAATAACTTTTAATGAATTAAGATATCCTTGAGAACAAAACGTTGCAAATTCATTTATTAGTGCAGCAGATATCCTAGTCAATAATACTAAAAAGACAGATTTTAGTTTAATTGATTTTCACGGTGAAACAACAAGTGAAAAATATGTTTTTGGACTTCATGTTGATGGACACGTAGATGCTGTTGTCGGAACTCATACCCATGTTCAAACTAATGATGATCACATATTGGAAAATGGAACGTGTTATATAACTGATGTCGGTATGACTGGACCTATCGATTCAGCAATAGGTGCTAGAGTAAAAGAAGTGAAAAGTAAAATTACTAATCCTCGATCAAAAGAAAAATTTTATATAAGTAGTAACAATACTCAACTTAACGCAGTCAAAATAACATTATATAAAGACGGTATAAAAAATAAAAAAAACACTATTGAAAAAATTAATTTTTTTAATTTAAAAATTTATTAA
- the secY gene encoding preprotein translocase subunit SecY, with product MQNLIFTLSKLLYKFNNQWSEFWKKRELLKKGIFTLSLLIIFILGTTITAPFIKIANFNQINENSFLNTLNLIGGGGLRQFSLFALGISPFINASLIMMILQSKLVPPIYKLSQSGPLGRRKINIITRFITLVIAYPQGVFLTRSLSNGGPRTSFIQIVGQDLISETTIVYFIVPMILTAASLFALFISEQITNKGIGNGTSLIIFAGIAARLPFQFQSAFIYYIGDLKGSNLTASVLSFITYIFSYLAILLVIAIVYVAERHVPIQQVGAGRSKTKKEIGKLPIKLNPGGIMPIIFAMMVLSFPSMIANILPNTNAAKQWININLNFTRPLGFGLLVGIVFVFSLIMGIQQSKVDKVAEDFTKNSTYIPGVRPGEDTQDYLIAVVFRLSIFSAFYLLILSSMQFLQIMTGLLPQSIAFGGTSLMILVSTVLETIGQLNARRKSSKLSHAKKLTYKNVELAEQGEENINHNEGLLW from the coding sequence TTGCAAAATTTAATTTTTACATTATCTAAATTACTTTATAAGTTTAACAATCAATGAAGTGAATTTTGAAAAAAGAGGGAATTATTAAAAAAAGGTATATTTACCTTATCTTTACTAATTATTTTTATTCTAGGAACAACAATAACGGCACCTTTTATAAAAATAGCTAATTTTAATCAAATTAATGAAAATTCATTTCTTAATACACTTAATTTAATCGGTGGAGGAGGACTTAGACAATTTTCATTATTCGCTTTAGGTATAAGTCCTTTTATTAATGCGTCCTTAATAATGATGATTTTACAATCAAAATTAGTACCTCCAATATATAAATTAAGTCAATCAGGACCATTAGGACGAAGAAAAATAAATATTATTACAAGATTTATTACGCTTGTAATAGCATATCCTCAAGGTGTGTTTTTAACAAGATCATTATCAAATGGTGGTCCTAGAACAAGCTTTATTCAAATTGTTGGTCAAGATCTTATTTCAGAAACAACTATTGTTTATTTTATTGTTCCAATGATTTTAACCGCTGCATCATTATTTGCTTTATTCATATCTGAACAAATAACAAACAAAGGTATTGGTAACGGAACAAGTTTAATTATTTTTGCAGGTATTGCTGCAAGACTTCCTTTTCAATTCCAATCTGCATTTATTTACTATATAGGTGATTTAAAAGGTTCTAACCTGACTGCAAGTGTTTTAAGCTTTATAACTTATATATTTTCATATTTAGCAATTTTATTAGTAATTGCAATTGTATATGTAGCTGAAAGACATGTTCCTATTCAACAAGTTGGAGCAGGAAGATCAAAAACCAAAAAAGAAATTGGTAAATTACCTATTAAATTAAATCCAGGTGGTATTATGCCAATAATTTTTGCTATGATGGTTTTATCCTTCCCTTCTATGATAGCTAATATTCTTCCTAACACTAATGCAGCTAAACAATGGATAAATATTAATTTAAATTTTACTAGGCCACTTGGATTTGGTTTATTAGTTGGAATTGTTTTTGTATTTTCATTAATTATGGGAATTCAACAATCAAAAGTTGATAAAGTTGCTGAGGATTTTACTAAGAATTCTACATATATTCCAGGAGTAAGGCCAGGGGAAGATACTCAGGATTATTTAATAGCAGTGGTATTTAGATTGAGCATATTTTCTGCCTTTTATTTATTGATACTCTCAAGTATGCAATTTTTGCAAATTATGACAGGTTTATTACCTCAAAGCATAGCGTTCGGTGGTACTAGTTTAATGATTTTGGTTTCAACAGTTTTAGAAACAATTGGCCAATTAAATGCAAGAAGAAAATCAAGCAAATTATCACACGCTAAGAAATTAACATATAAAAATGTAGAATTAGCAGAACAAGGTGAAGAAAATATAAATCACAATGAAGGTTTATTATGATAA
- a CDS encoding adenylate kinase family protein, with the protein MIKTNVIFMGEPGAGKGTVADLLQSKTNLIHLSTGDIFRSEIRNKTELGQKVEYYVHSGGYVPDEVTNEIVLNAITKLKNENKNFILDGYPRTQKQAEFLDSQKDFKFKTILLSVPHETIIKRLSGRRLCPKCGTSYHIDFKPPLKENLCDIDNGILTSREDDKPEKIKHRLEIYNEQTKPLLDYYSQSQRLITIDAKNNPEEVCKNILDYLK; encoded by the coding sequence ATGATAAAAACAAATGTAATTTTTATGGGTGAGCCAGGTGCTGGAAAAGGAACAGTTGCTGACTTACTGCAAAGTAAAACAAATTTAATTCACTTATCTACCGGTGATATTTTTAGAAGTGAAATTAGAAATAAAACAGAATTAGGCCAAAAGGTTGAATATTATGTTCATTCTGGAGGCTATGTACCTGATGAAGTTACTAATGAAATAGTATTAAATGCTATAACAAAACTAAAAAATGAGAATAAAAATTTTATTTTAGATGGTTATCCTAGAACTCAAAAACAAGCAGAATTTTTAGATTCACAAAAAGATTTTAAATTTAAAACCATTCTTTTAAGCGTTCCTCACGAGACTATTATCAAAAGATTAAGTGGTAGACGTTTATGCCCTAAATGTGGTACTAGTTATCATATTGATTTTAAACCTCCTTTAAAGGAAAATTTATGTGATATTGATAATGGTATTTTGACTTCTCGCGAGGATGACAAACCAGAAAAAATTAAACATAGACTTGAGATTTATAATGAACAAACTAAACCGCTATTAGATTATTATTCACAAAGTCAAAGACTCATTACAATTGATGCTAAGAATAATCCAGAAGAAGTATGCAAAAACATTTTAGATTATTTAAAATAA
- a CDS encoding IS3 family transposase — protein sequence MKVKKIEKQKYIKHEEVIHQGFVDNKMRYGRRRLSKYLFLTYNIKVNPRTLGNYMKRLNLFTFVRRKKRQKEHKNTNVKFVDLVQRDYNLKNNTIYATDVTYIPSPKDINQNHIYQL from the coding sequence TTGAAAGTTAAAAAAATCGAAAAACAAAAATATATTAAACACGAAGAGGTTATTCATCAAGGTTTTGTGGATAATAAAATGAGATATGGCAGAAGAAGATTATCCAAATATTTATTCTTAACTTATAACATTAAAGTGAACCCAAGAACCCTCGGGAACTATATGAAAAGATTAAATTTATTCACTTTTGTACGTAGAAAAAAGAGACAAAAAGAACACAAAAATACTAATGTTAAGTTTGTGGATTTGGTTCAAAGAGATTATAATTTAAAGAATAATACAATTTACGCAACTGATGTAACTTATATACCATCACCAAAAGATATTAATCAAAATCATATTTATCAGCTATAA
- the map gene encoding type I methionyl aminopeptidase — MNLIKTNEQIEKITKSCQILAKVKQIVWDFIRPGVSLKEIDQLAFKEIIKHGAKPAFLGLYGFPATACISVNEQLIHGIPSDYVVKDGDLVSVDLGCIYQGFNSDSAFTKAIGNVSENDRKLIAVAEGAFWAGVKAIKKGARVGDISYAIGQYIYKNNLYTPDEFSGHGIGLELHEDPYVPNVGKKGTGPLLRDGMVICIEPMIIQCPNIKILKDGWTVISANKTNTAHYEHTVLIKDGKGIVLTKGI; from the coding sequence ATGAATTTAATAAAAACCAATGAGCAAATTGAAAAGATTACTAAAAGTTGCCAAATCTTGGCAAAAGTTAAACAAATAGTTTGAGACTTTATAAGACCAGGAGTTTCTTTAAAAGAAATTGATCAATTAGCTTTTAAAGAAATAATTAAGCATGGAGCTAAACCGGCTTTTTTAGGTTTGTATGGCTTCCCTGCGACAGCTTGTATATCTGTTAATGAACAATTGATCCACGGAATCCCATCGGACTATGTGGTCAAAGATGGTGATTTAGTGAGTGTTGATCTTGGTTGCATATATCAAGGTTTCAATAGTGATAGCGCATTTACCAAAGCAATTGGTAATGTATCTGAAAATGATAGAAAATTAATCGCAGTAGCTGAAGGAGCTTTTTGAGCAGGAGTTAAAGCAATTAAAAAAGGCGCTAGAGTTGGCGATATTTCTTATGCAATTGGTCAATACATTTATAAGAACAATTTATATACACCTGATGAATTTTCTGGACATGGGATAGGTCTTGAATTACATGAAGATCCTTATGTACCAAATGTTGGAAAAAAAGGAACTGGGCCATTGTTACGTGATGGAATGGTGATTTGTATTGAACCAATGATTATTCAATGTCCTAACATTAAAATTTTAAAAGATGGGTGAACTGTTATTAGCGCTAACAAAACAAATACAGCTCATTATGAACATACAGTTTTGATAAAAGATGGAAAAGGAATTGTTCTTACGAAAGGAATATAA
- the infA gene encoding translation initiation factor IF-1, with amino-acid sequence MAKDAIKFKAIIKEAHTTDLYTVELEDNGALIKAHISGKMRVNHIRILPGDTVDVEISPYDLTQGRIVYRHK; translated from the coding sequence TTGGCTAAAGACGCAATAAAATTTAAAGCTATTATCAAAGAAGCACATACAACAGATTTGTATACTGTTGAATTAGAAGATAATGGTGCACTTATTAAAGCTCATATTTCAGGTAAGATGAGAGTGAACCACATTCGTATTTTACCAGGGGATACTGTTGATGTAGAAATTAGTCCTTATGATTTAACTCAAGGACGAATTGTTTACAGACATAAATAA
- the rpmJ gene encoding 50S ribosomal protein L36, giving the protein MKVRASVKRMCKDCKMIKRKGVNRVICVQPKHKQRQG; this is encoded by the coding sequence ATGAAAGTTAGAGCAAGTGTTAAAAGAATGTGTAAAGATTGTAAAATGATTAAACGTAAGGGTGTTAATCGTGTAATTTGTGTTCAACCAAAACACAAACAAAGACAAGGGTAA
- the rpsM gene encoding 30S ribosomal protein S13, translating to MARILNIEIPNNKRVVISLTYIYGIGKSLAQEICKKAKIDENTRVHDLSEEELSRIREAAKAYLTEGDLRRETTLNIKRLMEIKCYRGIRHRKGLPVRGQSTQKNARTRKGPRKTVAGKKGK from the coding sequence ATGGCTAGAATTTTAAATATAGAAATTCCAAATAACAAACGTGTTGTCATTTCATTAACATATATTTATGGTATTGGAAAATCATTAGCACAAGAAATTTGTAAAAAAGCAAAAATTGATGAAAATACTCGTGTTCATGATCTTTCAGAAGAAGAATTATCAAGAATTCGTGAAGCAGCAAAAGCATATTTAACTGAGGGTGATTTGCGTAGAGAAACTACATTAAACATTAAACGTTTAATGGAAATTAAATGCTACCGTGGTATTAGACATCGTAAGGGATTACCAGTTCGTGGTCAATCAACTCAAAAGAATGCTCGTACACGTAAGGGTCCTAGAAAAACAGTTGCAGGAAAGAAAGGTAAATAA
- the rpsK gene encoding 30S ribosomal protein S11: MARKTKKKNIVNGVVHIHSTNQNTIVTFADEKGNVIAWSSAGAIGYKGTKKKTPYAAGLAAAAAAEAAKEHGIKSVKVELKGLGAGKDAAKKQIEVSGITVTEIKDVTPVPHNGTRPPKRILKRERAKK, encoded by the coding sequence ATGGCGCGTAAAACTAAAAAGAAAAATATAGTTAATGGTGTTGTTCATATTCACTCTACAAATCAAAACACAATTGTTACTTTTGCTGATGAAAAAGGAAATGTTATTGCTTGATCTTCTGCAGGAGCAATTGGGTACAAAGGTACAAAGAAAAAGACACCTTATGCAGCTGGTTTAGCAGCAGCAGCAGCAGCTGAAGCAGCGAAAGAACACGGAATCAAATCTGTTAAAGTTGAATTAAAAGGTTTAGGTGCAGGTAAAGATGCAGCTAAAAAACAAATTGAAGTTTCAGGAATCACTGTTACTGAAATTAAGGATGTTACACCAGTTCCACACAATGGTACTAGACCACCAAAACGTATTTTGAAGCGTGAACGTGCTAAAAAATAA
- a CDS encoding DNA-directed RNA polymerase subunit alpha, which translates to MEKMKPLVYKEKAEFKEVMKNETTFLLSGLERGFGNTLGVALRRVILSNITTLAPFCVRIDGAEHEFTTVKDIVEDVPSIIMNLRKVRFTYNPEYVNDNEIIKVKLQSNEAGSVTSSLIEVSNPGVKVIDPTVHIAEVSKPYALKLEMYLRVGRGYMTFEENKTFIYDSSIKNKLQTLTDITTGKSEFIAVDSDFSPVKKVKYNVRELNSSSPKIEEELEFTVVTDGTISAKEAIKEGSKILIGMFQEIGNIDKMEEIKIFEEPKIEEPQQIEDDIEITQLGLSVRSLNALRKNGKRKISQIASMTLEELEAVKNLGRKSIEEIIEKLREFGYELKEGGE; encoded by the coding sequence ATGGAAAAAATGAAACCTTTAGTATATAAAGAAAAAGCTGAATTCAAAGAAGTTATGAAGAATGAGACTACATTTTTATTATCAGGCCTTGAAAGAGGATTTGGGAATACACTTGGTGTAGCATTAAGAAGAGTAATTTTATCAAATATTACAACCTTAGCACCTTTTTGTGTTAGAATCGATGGTGCTGAACATGAATTTACAACTGTAAAAGATATCGTTGAAGATGTTCCTTCAATTATTATGAATTTAAGAAAAGTTCGTTTTACATATAATCCTGAATATGTTAATGATAATGAAATAATAAAAGTTAAATTACAATCAAATGAAGCTGGTTCAGTTACTTCATCATTAATTGAAGTAAGTAATCCCGGTGTAAAAGTTATCGACCCTACAGTTCATATTGCAGAAGTTTCAAAACCTTATGCATTGAAGTTAGAAATGTATCTAAGAGTAGGCCGTGGATATATGACTTTTGAAGAAAATAAAACTTTTATTTATGATTCAAGCATAAAAAACAAACTTCAAACATTAACTGATATTACAACTGGTAAATCTGAATTTATTGCTGTTGATTCTGATTTTTCACCTGTTAAAAAAGTAAAATATAATGTTAGGGAACTTAATTCTTCTTCTCCTAAAATTGAAGAAGAACTTGAATTTACAGTAGTTACAGATGGAACAATTTCTGCAAAAGAAGCTATTAAAGAAGGTTCAAAGATTTTAATTGGTATGTTCCAAGAAATCGGAAATATTGATAAAATGGAAGAAATAAAAATCTTTGAGGAACCAAAAATAGAAGAACCTCAACAAATTGAAGATGATATCGAAATTACTCAATTAGGACTTTCAGTTCGTTCATTAAATGCACTAAGAAAAAATGGTAAAAGAAAAATTAGTCAAATTGCCTCAATGACATTAGAAGAATTAGAAGCTGTTAAAAATTTAGGTAGAAAATCAATAGAAGAAATTATTGAAAAACTTAGAGAATTTGGTTATGAATTAAAAGAAGGAGGAGAATAA
- the rplQ gene encoding 50S ribosomal protein L17 encodes MANPTQIYSRDTKWRTGVMRSLVSELYANGHITTTLIRAKEVRRHAEKMIQKAKNPTLANRRIVASFLRKIKVNGTDKDVLKYLFDTIAPKYEKRNGGYTRIIKLPRRQGDSTRMAIIELV; translated from the coding sequence ATGGCTAATCCTACACAAATATACTCACGCGATACAAAATGAAGAACAGGTGTTATGCGTTCACTTGTTAGTGAACTATATGCAAATGGGCATATTACAACAACTTTAATTAGAGCAAAAGAAGTAAGAAGACATGCAGAAAAAATGATTCAAAAAGCAAAAAACCCAACTTTAGCAAATAGACGTATTGTAGCATCATTTTTACGTAAAATCAAAGTTAACGGAACAGATAAGGATGTTTTAAAATATCTTTTTGATACAATCGCACCTAAATATGAAAAAAGAAATGGTGGATACACAAGAATTATTAAATTACCAAGACGTCAAGGTGATAGCACACGTATGGCAATTATTGAACTTGTTTAA
- the uvrB gene encoding excinuclease ABC subunit UvrB produces MKIFDLHSEYQPAGDQTKAIEFLSNNIKKGVKDQVLWGVTGSGKTFTIANVIKNFDKPVLILSHNKTLTNQLYSELKGFFPNNAVEYYISYFDYFRPEAYLPNTDTYIEKDSRINKKIDIMRMSAINSLISRKDVIVVASVSAIYGALNPEIYVKSFYRIFKGQKISVKDFCHKLINIKYHRNDIAPSSAEFSVKGDSVILRPADSEENAIRIDFFGDEIEDILLINALNKNILDKYDIYTISPGDAYATDNSVYDRVIPLIEHELNEQLKKFESEQKLLEYQRLSQRIKNDINDLKEFRFCKGIENYSMYLDGRNFGDRPYTLLDYFPKDSLIIIDESHLSIPQIRSMIIGDQSRKNNLVNYGFRLPSALENRPLSGEEFENNFDFKKIYISATPVEYELNKAKKNVVKMIVRPTGLLDPEIIIKPTQNQINDIYETILKQRELNEKTIILTITKETSEKLNEYLIKRGIKSMYIHSEHTNFERDEIIKKLRLGYYEVLIGINLLREGVDIPEVSKVIILDADKGGFIRAANNLIQIVGRASRNANGQAILYADTISPAMRECIDDNKNKRKIQLEYNKLNHITPRTIIKKVPTLFETNELLSDIEKILTKKSHKRPKAKIQIIIKELTKSMLDAAKQRDYLKAQEIKDLIFKLESDTNDN; encoded by the coding sequence ATGAAAATATTTGATTTACATTCAGAATATCAACCAGCAGGTGATCAAACAAAAGCTATTGAATTTTTATCAAACAATATAAAAAAAGGTGTTAAAGATCAAGTTTTATGAGGAGTAACTGGATCTGGAAAAACATTTACTATTGCAAATGTGATAAAGAATTTTGATAAACCTGTTTTAATACTTTCGCATAATAAAACCTTAACAAACCAGCTTTATAGCGAGTTGAAAGGTTTTTTTCCTAATAACGCAGTTGAATATTATATTTCTTATTTTGATTATTTTAGACCAGAAGCTTATTTACCTAATACTGACACATATATTGAAAAAGATTCTAGAATTAATAAAAAAATTGATATTATGAGAATGAGCGCAATCAATTCTTTAATTTCACGAAAAGATGTTATTGTAGTCGCTTCTGTTAGTGCTATTTATGGAGCTTTAAATCCGGAAATTTATGTTAAAAGTTTTTATCGCATTTTTAAAGGACAAAAAATTTCTGTTAAAGACTTTTGTCACAAACTTATTAATATTAAATATCATCGAAATGATATAGCTCCTTCATCAGCTGAATTTAGTGTTAAAGGCGATAGTGTTATTTTGAGGCCAGCAGATAGCGAAGAAAATGCAATTAGAATTGATTTTTTTGGCGATGAAATTGAGGATATTTTACTAATCAATGCTTTGAATAAGAATATTTTAGATAAATATGATATATATACTATTTCACCAGGTGATGCTTATGCAACTGATAATTCTGTTTATGATCGTGTCATTCCATTAATTGAGCATGAATTAAATGAACAACTAAAAAAATTTGAATCTGAACAAAAGTTGCTTGAATATCAAAGACTTTCACAACGTATTAAAAATGATATTAATGATCTCAAAGAATTTAGATTTTGCAAAGGTATTGAAAATTATTCAATGTATCTTGATGGAAGAAATTTTGGAGATAGACCATATACACTATTAGATTACTTTCCAAAAGATTCATTAATTATTATTGATGAATCGCACTTATCAATACCTCAAATAAGATCAATGATAATTGGTGATCAATCTCGTAAAAATAATTTAGTAAATTATGGTTTTAGGTTGCCTTCTGCTTTGGAGAATAGACCTTTAAGTGGAGAAGAATTTGAAAATAATTTTGATTTTAAGAAGATTTATATCTCAGCTACACCTGTTGAATATGAACTTAATAAAGCAAAAAAAAATGTTGTTAAAATGATAGTTAGACCAACTGGACTATTAGACCCAGAAATAATCATAAAACCAACACAAAATCAAATTAATGATATTTATGAAACCATTTTAAAACAAAGAGAACTTAATGAGAAAACAATTATTTTAACAATAACTAAAGAAACATCAGAAAAGTTAAATGAATATTTAATTAAACGTGGTATAAAGTCAATGTATATTCATTCAGAACATACAAATTTTGAACGAGATGAAATCATTAAAAAATTGAGATTAGGATATTATGAAGTGCTTATTGGAATAAATCTTTTGCGAGAAGGTGTTGATATACCAGAAGTGTCCAAAGTTATTATTTTAGATGCTGATAAAGGCGGTTTTATAAGAGCTGCAAATAATTTAATTCAGATTGTAGGAAGAGCTTCAAGAAATGCTAATGGACAAGCCATTTTATATGCTGATACCATTTCGCCTGCTATGAGAGAATGTATTGATGATAACAAAAATAAAAGAAAGATTCAACTTGAGTATAATAAATTAAACCATATTACACCGCGAACTATTATTAAAAAAGTTCCAACCTTATTTGAAACCAATGAACTACTAAGTGATATAGAAAAAATCCTAACTAAAAAATCTCATAAAAGACCTAAAGCTAAAATACAAATTATTATTAAAGAGTTAACAAAAAGCATGTTAGATGCAGCAAAGCAAAGGGATTATTTAAAAGCGCAAGAAATTAAAGATTTAATCTTTAAACTAGAAAGTGATACTAATGATAATTAA
- a CDS encoding sigma factor-like helix-turn-helix DNA-binding protein, which translates to MSKKEPDNINKYTILYEKYKNFLTQTQKQVFELYFFQDLSYSEIAEITATSRTAAYDAIKKAIKKLEKFENEIYQE; encoded by the coding sequence ATGAGTAAAAAAGAACCTGATAACATAAATAAATACACTATTTTATATGAAAAATATAAAAATTTTTTAACTCAAACCCAAAAACAAGTTTTTGAGTTATATTTCTTCCAAGATTTATCATACTCTGAAATAGCTGAAATAACAGCTACATCTAGAACAGCGGCTTATGATGCAATTAAAAAAGCAATTAAAAAACTTGAAAAATTTGAAAATGAAATTTATCAAGAATAA
- the ftsY gene encoding signal recognition particle-docking protein FtsY yields MGFFKNLINKVFKKENKQDIQTLKEELKEQKQKEILTSEKFKKYENGLKNSSDFGKKLLEIQNKYNQIDEDFFEELEELLIMSDINLKLVDVIIEKIKQEVKINNIDDPKLIGELIADQLFVIYTGNTITNTNLNFSDGRLNIFIFVGVNGSGKTTSIAKIANKYIKEGKKVLIAAADTFRAGAVNQLGIWADRIGAKIIKPQKEGADPASVVYESLDKATSEHYDLLIIDTAGRLQNKINLMNELSKMVNIIKRFVPDAPHESLLVLDATTGQNGLSQAKNFKEIANLTGVILTKLDGTSKGGIVLSIKDEYNLDVKYVGLGEKLDDLQEFDLDLFIYQMTKDLINE; encoded by the coding sequence ATGGGATTTTTTAAAAATTTAATTAATAAAGTTTTCAAAAAAGAAAACAAACAAGATATTCAAACTCTAAAAGAAGAATTAAAAGAGCAAAAGCAAAAAGAGATCTTAACAAGTGAAAAATTTAAAAAATATGAAAATGGTCTTAAAAATAGCTCTGATTTTGGTAAAAAACTTTTAGAAATTCAAAACAAATATAATCAAATAGATGAAGACTTTTTTGAAGAATTAGAAGAACTACTAATAATGTCTGATATTAACTTAAAACTAGTTGATGTAATTATTGAAAAAATCAAGCAAGAAGTAAAAATAAATAATATCGATGATCCAAAACTTATTGGCGAGCTTATTGCTGATCAACTTTTTGTAATATATACTGGAAATACAATTACTAATACTAACTTAAATTTTTCTGATGGTAGATTAAATATTTTTATCTTTGTAGGTGTTAATGGCTCAGGCAAAACAACTTCTATTGCTAAAATAGCAAATAAATACATCAAAGAAGGTAAAAAAGTTTTAATAGCAGCCGCTGATACATTTAGAGCTGGCGCAGTAAACCAATTGGGTATTTGAGCAGATAGAATAGGGGCTAAAATTATAAAACCACAAAAAGAAGGCGCCGATCCTGCTTCAGTTGTATATGAATCACTTGATAAAGCCACTAGTGAACATTATGATTTATTAATCATTGATACAGCTGGAAGATTGCAAAATAAAATAAACTTAATGAATGAACTTTCTAAAATGGTTAATATTATTAAACGTTTTGTACCGGATGCTCCGCATGAATCATTGCTGGTTTTAGATGCAACAACCGGACAAAATGGTCTGTCACAAGCAAAAAACTTTAAAGAAATTGCTAATTTGACTGGTGTTATTTTGACAAAACTAGACGGAACCTCAAAAGGAGGTATAGTTCTTTCTATTAAAGATGAATATAATTTAGATGTTAAATATGTTGGATTAGGTGAAAAACTTGATGATTTACAAGAATTTGATCTTGATCTATTTATTTATCAAATGACTAAGGATCTTATAAATGAGTAA